In the Flavobacteriales bacterium genome, one interval contains:
- a CDS encoding MIP family channel protein, which translates to MTRKLLAEILGTFGLVFTGCGAVVVNDLTGGAIGHLGICTVFGLVVMVIVYSFGDVSGAHVNPAVTIAFWLSGRFPFKEVAPYIAAQCLGSIAAAALLLYLFPADSTSLATTLVSGSVMQSFVLELVITFLLMLIIIMVATGSKEVGTLAGIAIGAAVAVLALLAGPISGASMNPARSLGPALVSGNLQHLWVYFAAPIIGAALAVPVSHFLKGPKTL; encoded by the coding sequence ATGACGCGAAAACTCCTAGCTGAAATTCTGGGCACGTTCGGGCTTGTATTTACAGGCTGCGGTGCTGTTGTGGTAAACGATCTGACTGGCGGTGCCATTGGCCATCTAGGCATTTGTACTGTTTTCGGTTTAGTGGTTATGGTCATAGTATATTCCTTCGGTGATGTTTCGGGGGCTCATGTAAATCCTGCCGTCACCATTGCATTCTGGCTATCGGGAAGGTTTCCCTTCAAAGAAGTGGCGCCATACATTGCTGCGCAGTGCCTTGGCTCTATTGCTGCAGCTGCCCTGTTGCTTTATCTGTTTCCGGCAGACTCAACTTCCTTGGCCACTACATTGGTTTCAGGTAGTGTAATGCAATCTTTTGTGCTAGAATTGGTCATCACCTTCCTGCTCATGCTCATCATCATTATGGTAGCAACAGGTTCAAAGGAAGTTGGAACACTGGCAGGCATTGCCATTGGAGCAGCCGTGGCTGTGCTAGCATTACTGGCGGGTCCTATTTCTGGTGCATCTATGAATCCGGCCCGATCGCTAGGGCCAGCGTTGGTCTCAGGGAATCTCCAGCATCTGTGGGTCTATTTCGCTGCCCCAATTATTGGAGCAGCGCTGGCAGTACCCGTCAGCCATTTCCTCAAAGGGCCAAAAACCCTTTGA
- a CDS encoding response regulator transcription factor: protein MKDNPTILIVDDEEDILEFLEYNLKKEDFDVHVASSGRKAIDIAQKVSPDLIILDVMMPDLDGIETCKELRDLPGLKNTLIAFLTARNEDYSQIAGFDAGADDFINKPIKPRVLISRIKALLRRNNPLNQNQVFETESGLKIDRNKYVIELGGKEITLPKKEFELLALLASKPGHVFTRDNILSSVWGAQVVVGDRTIDVHVRKLREKIGDKAIKTVKGVGYKFEQ from the coding sequence ATGAAGGATAACCCAACAATCTTAATTGTAGATGACGAGGAAGACATCCTCGAATTTCTCGAATACAATCTTAAGAAAGAGGATTTTGATGTTCATGTGGCCTCTTCGGGTAGAAAAGCCATTGATATCGCTCAAAAAGTCAGTCCAGATCTGATCATCTTGGATGTGATGATGCCCGACCTTGACGGCATAGAAACATGCAAAGAGCTGCGCGATCTTCCAGGATTGAAAAACACGCTGATCGCGTTCCTTACCGCAAGGAATGAAGACTATTCGCAAATTGCCGGTTTTGATGCTGGTGCAGATGACTTCATCAACAAACCAATTAAACCACGCGTGCTGATCAGCCGCATAAAAGCACTGCTGCGCAGAAACAATCCGCTTAACCAAAATCAGGTATTCGAAACCGAATCGGGATTGAAAATAGACCGCAACAAGTACGTAATTGAGCTTGGCGGAAAAGAAATCACGCTTCCTAAAAAAGAGTTCGAACTACTGGCACTTTTGGCTTCCAAACCTGGTCACGTCTTTACCCGCGACAACATTCTGAGCTCTGTTTGGGGCGCTCAGGTTGTAGTTGGCGACAGAACCATTGATGTTCACGTGAGAAAACTCCGAGAAAAGATCGGTGATAAGGCCATTAAAACCGTAAAGGGCGTAGGTTACAAATTCGAGCAGTAA
- a CDS encoding CocE/NonD family hydrolase, protein MRKLILALIGVAICSVGYTYAPFGTDTTSTEVAAPAYQREMQYKGHTKKTYYVAMDDGIRLAVNVYLPKGLKEGEKIPGILFQTRYWRGVGLKWPFSGMVDIVPHTANFPVLELPKYGYGLVTVDVRGSGASEGEKTLTLCDMREVMDSKNMIDWVVEQPWCNGNIGATGVSYIGNTAMYALYNEHPNLKAIVPTYSIWDIYDDVSAPGGIYFHQFISQYGDFCETLDQNIIPKTRKSPGAKLAYGVERVKGYSKKDMGQIWSQHTCNHYHRTEGGTAEYMDDVFTLNGSFRVRDVMSPHLFADRIRNSGAAVYSWSGWWDAAFSHAAIRQFINLDNGQNRLRLGPWNHGGGANVSPTMANASQHDDVKEIVRFFDFHLKGMDNGLDKSPRIYYYTMVEDAWHTADVWPIPAERTPLFLSSNSEASWTANSTQESFTPYTVDTSHAIGVDCRWNFDTSHNGVTYANASSEDSITVVFSAPVLTEDMEVTGHPIVSLYLKSSTPDGSVFAYLEDVDENGNVWKVTDGQFRFAHRKLQADAPYYKDVVPYHSYKKADAELMDTTKIELLTFDLLPTSHLFKKGHRIQIRLAGVDTYNFKNLYPNGGSWEIYHDAAHPTAVDLPVIDRNSSMGMK, encoded by the coding sequence ATGCGAAAGTTAATTTTAGCCTTAATTGGCGTTGCGATTTGCAGCGTTGGTTACACCTATGCTCCATTCGGAACGGACACCACCAGCACAGAAGTAGCCGCACCTGCTTACCAGCGGGAAATGCAGTATAAAGGCCACACCAAAAAAACATACTATGTGGCCATGGATGACGGCATCCGATTGGCCGTTAACGTGTATTTACCGAAAGGATTGAAAGAAGGAGAAAAGATTCCGGGAATCCTTTTTCAAACGCGATACTGGCGTGGAGTTGGGCTGAAATGGCCCTTTTCAGGAATGGTGGATATTGTGCCACACACGGCCAATTTTCCCGTGTTAGAGCTTCCCAAATACGGTTATGGGCTTGTGACTGTTGATGTTCGTGGAAGCGGTGCCTCTGAAGGCGAGAAAACATTGACGCTTTGCGACATGCGCGAAGTGATGGACAGCAAGAACATGATCGATTGGGTGGTGGAACAGCCTTGGTGCAATGGAAACATTGGTGCCACAGGCGTTTCCTACATCGGAAATACGGCAATGTATGCGCTCTATAACGAACATCCGAACCTGAAAGCCATCGTTCCCACTTATTCCATTTGGGATATTTACGATGACGTTTCGGCACCTGGAGGCATTTACTTCCACCAATTCATTAGCCAGTATGGAGATTTCTGCGAAACATTGGATCAGAATATCATCCCAAAAACAAGAAAGTCTCCAGGCGCAAAACTTGCCTATGGTGTTGAGCGCGTGAAAGGGTATAGCAAAAAAGACATGGGGCAAATATGGTCGCAGCATACGTGCAACCATTACCACAGAACAGAAGGCGGAACTGCCGAATACATGGATGATGTGTTTACGCTGAACGGAAGTTTTCGGGTTCGAGATGTGATGTCGCCTCATCTGTTTGCCGACAGGATCAGAAATTCGGGTGCTGCCGTTTATTCTTGGAGCGGTTGGTGGGATGCAGCATTTTCGCACGCTGCCATCCGACAGTTCATCAACTTGGACAACGGACAGAATCGTTTGAGATTGGGCCCTTGGAACCATGGAGGCGGTGCTAACGTGAGCCCGACCATGGCCAACGCATCGCAACACGATGATGTGAAGGAGATTGTACGGTTTTTCGACTTCCATCTGAAGGGAATGGACAATGGCCTGGACAAATCGCCACGGATCTACTACTACACCATGGTAGAAGATGCATGGCATACAGCCGATGTTTGGCCTATTCCTGCAGAGCGGACGCCTTTGTTTCTTTCGTCAAATAGTGAAGCCAGTTGGACTGCCAATTCCACACAGGAAAGCTTTACCCCTTACACGGTTGATACTTCGCATGCAATTGGTGTTGACTGCCGTTGGAACTTCGATACATCGCACAATGGGGTTACGTACGCTAATGCTTCATCTGAGGATAGCATTACGGTAGTGTTCAGTGCACCGGTCCTTACCGAAGACATGGAGGTTACTGGTCACCCTATAGTGAGTCTTTATCTTAAAAGCAGTACGCCAGATGGTTCTGTATTTGCCTATTTAGAAGATGTGGATGAGAATGGAAACGTTTGGAAAGTGACCGATGGACAATTCCGTTTTGCGCACAGAAAACTGCAAGCAGATGCGCCATATTACAAAGACGTGGTTCCTTATCACAGCTACAAAAAAGCAGACGCTGAATTGATGGACACTACCAAAATCGAACTACTGACGTTCGATCTTCTACCTACGTCCCATCTCTTCAAAAAAGGACATCGCATTCAGATACGCTTAGCAGGTGTAGACACCTACAACTTCAAGAATCTGTATCCGAATGGTGGATCATGGGAAATTTACCATGATGCTGCTCATCCTACTGCTGTAGATCTGCCAGTAATTGATCGGAATTCCTCTATGGGAATGAAATGA
- a CDS encoding mannose-1-phosphate guanylyltransferase codes for MSKRNSNHYVVIMAGGVGSRFWPMSRTPHPKQFIDILGTGQSLLQQTYERSKKVVPTENVFVVTNADYKDLVEQQLEGIQPSQILLEPARRNTAPCIAYAAFRIKALNPEASMVVAPSDHLILKDDEYVDLVNQALAEVDKNDSLITLGITPTRPDTGYGYIQFEEQPDDKGVHKVKSFTEKPDLAMAEELVKSGEFLWNAGIFIWSVTSFLKAFETHMPEEFQLFNDGAELFNTEEENKFIQTAYMQCKSISIDYGIMEKAKNVFTIAADIGWSDLGTWGSLYSYSNKDEEGHVIQGRNVLTYDSKNCIVNVPKHKLVVLQGMQDMIVVENDDILLICRQQDEQQIKRIVNDVKATKGEKFV; via the coding sequence ATGAGCAAACGTAATTCGAATCACTATGTAGTGATCATGGCTGGTGGAGTCGGTTCCCGATTCTGGCCAATGAGCCGTACACCACATCCAAAGCAGTTCATAGATATACTTGGAACAGGACAGTCGTTGCTACAGCAGACCTACGAACGGTCTAAAAAAGTAGTTCCTACCGAGAATGTTTTTGTGGTGACCAACGCTGATTACAAAGACCTTGTAGAGCAGCAGTTGGAAGGAATTCAACCATCTCAGATACTTCTGGAACCAGCACGGAGAAATACGGCCCCGTGCATTGCTTATGCTGCTTTTCGCATCAAAGCCTTGAACCCAGAGGCAAGTATGGTGGTAGCGCCTTCCGATCATCTTATCCTTAAGGATGATGAATATGTAGATCTGGTAAACCAGGCACTAGCGGAGGTAGATAAGAACGATTCGCTCATTACCCTTGGCATAACACCAACGCGACCTGATACAGGCTACGGATACATTCAGTTTGAGGAGCAACCAGATGATAAGGGTGTTCATAAGGTCAAGAGTTTTACCGAAAAGCCCGATCTGGCCATGGCCGAAGAGCTGGTGAAAAGCGGTGAATTCCTTTGGAATGCTGGTATTTTCATCTGGTCTGTAACAAGCTTTTTGAAGGCATTTGAAACACACATGCCAGAAGAGTTTCAATTGTTCAATGATGGTGCTGAGCTCTTTAACACCGAAGAAGAGAACAAATTCATCCAGACCGCCTATATGCAATGCAAAAGCATTTCCATCGATTACGGCATCATGGAAAAGGCCAAGAATGTATTCACTATTGCGGCAGATATCGGTTGGAGCGATCTTGGAACTTGGGGCTCATTGTATTCATATTCGAATAAGGACGAAGAAGGACACGTCATTCAAGGAAGAAACGTGCTTACTTACGATTCTAAGAATTGCATTGTGAATGTTCCGAAGCACAAATTGGTGGTGTTGCAGGGCATGCAAGACATGATCGTGGTAGAGAATGATGACATTCTCCTGATCTGCCGTCAGCAAGATGAGCAGCAGATAAAACGAATTGTGAATGACGTGAAGGCTACCAAAGGCGAGAAGTTCGTTTAG
- the lptC gene encoding LPS export ABC transporter periplasmic protein LptC, whose amino-acid sequence MEEVSAIVETELKPVEVAEDIRIIYSDSAILKVILEAKHLERFLGENPYLEMTDGVHVRFFNPDGTVESELRSNYAISYQNSDVMEAKENVVVVNKKGETLNTEHLIWEKKTEKIRTEEFVKITTEDEVIFGHGLESNQDFTKYRIKKIKGTINLKDAKSTEDP is encoded by the coding sequence ATGGAGGAAGTAAGTGCCATTGTGGAAACGGAGCTGAAACCGGTGGAAGTTGCAGAAGACATCCGCATCATTTATTCAGATTCTGCCATTTTGAAGGTGATTCTCGAAGCCAAGCACTTGGAGCGATTTTTAGGTGAAAATCCATACCTTGAAATGACTGACGGAGTGCATGTAAGGTTTTTCAATCCCGATGGAACGGTGGAATCTGAACTTCGCTCTAACTATGCCATCAGTTACCAGAATTCCGATGTTATGGAAGCAAAGGAAAATGTGGTAGTGGTAAATAAGAAGGGAGAAACGTTGAATACGGAACATTTGATCTGGGAAAAGAAGACGGAAAAGATCCGAACAGAAGAATTTGTGAAGATCACAACCGAGGATGAAGTTATCTTCGGCCACGGGCTCGAATCCAATCAGGATTTTACCAAGTATCGAATCAAAAAAATTAAAGGAACCATAAATCTGAAAGATGCTAAGAGTACTGAAGATCCTTGA
- a CDS encoding aminotransferase class I/II-fold pyridoxal phosphate-dependent enzyme, with translation MMVSDLAENLVGSEIIRIAGEINARIANGEDITNLTIGDFDPKIYPLPKGLLNEIIKAYEDGHTNYPQANGMEVLRKSVSDYIQTQQNLDYDKEDILISGGARPLIYAIFRAIVNEGDKVIFPVPSWNNNHYTYLNFAEPVVIESRPENKFLPTAEDIGPHVEGAALIALCSPLNPTGTSFTKAGLTEICDLIIAENKRRIGQKPLYLLYDQIYSALTLGGTKHFDPVSLRPEMREYTIFVDGISKAFAATGVRVGWSFGPNKVIGKMRALLSHVGAWSPKPEQIATAAFLNRPDAVEATIQKHRDMISERVNKLYNGFSALREVGYPVDAIQADGAMYLTVKIDLIGRTTQDGTLLKDAQDVTMFLITEAKVGIVPFYCFGDSRQSPWFRISVGTLKIESISVVIDNLRKALGQFKK, from the coding sequence ATTATGGTATCTGATCTGGCCGAGAATCTGGTCGGTTCTGAGATCATCAGAATTGCTGGCGAGATCAATGCGCGTATTGCTAACGGAGAGGATATCACCAATCTTACGATCGGAGATTTCGACCCGAAGATCTATCCGCTGCCAAAAGGCTTGCTCAACGAGATCATCAAAGCCTACGAAGATGGTCATACCAACTATCCGCAGGCCAATGGCATGGAAGTGTTGCGCAAATCAGTAAGTGATTACATCCAAACGCAACAGAACCTTGATTACGACAAAGAGGATATCCTCATCTCTGGTGGCGCACGTCCGCTGATCTACGCCATTTTCAGGGCCATCGTGAATGAAGGAGATAAAGTGATCTTTCCTGTTCCAAGCTGGAACAACAACCATTATACATACCTGAATTTTGCTGAGCCTGTGGTCATTGAATCGCGGCCAGAGAATAAGTTTCTGCCAACGGCAGAAGATATTGGACCACATGTTGAAGGCGCAGCGTTGATTGCCTTGTGCTCTCCGCTCAATCCAACAGGAACATCCTTCACCAAGGCTGGTCTTACAGAGATCTGCGACCTGATCATTGCCGAGAACAAGCGAAGAATCGGTCAAAAACCGCTCTACCTTCTTTACGATCAGATCTACAGTGCACTCACATTGGGTGGTACCAAGCATTTCGATCCCGTATCGCTTAGACCTGAAATGCGCGAATACACCATTTTCGTAGATGGCATATCAAAGGCATTTGCAGCTACTGGCGTTCGTGTTGGCTGGTCATTTGGACCGAACAAGGTGATCGGTAAAATGCGTGCCTTGCTAAGTCATGTTGGCGCATGGTCGCCAAAGCCGGAACAGATTGCTACTGCAGCCTTTCTGAATCGCCCAGATGCAGTGGAAGCTACCATTCAGAAGCATAGGGATATGATCTCTGAACGGGTGAACAAGCTTTACAACGGGTTTTCTGCACTGCGCGAGGTGGGCTATCCTGTAGATGCCATTCAGGCAGATGGAGCCATGTATCTTACCGTAAAGATCGATCTGATCGGGAGAACAACACAAGACGGAACCTTGCTGAAAGATGCGCAGGACGTTACCATGTTCCTCATTACCGAAGCAAAGGTCGGAATCGTTCCGTTCTACTGTTTTGGCGATTCGAGGCAAAGCCCTTGGTTCAGAATATCCGTAGGTACGCTGAAAATTGAATCCATTTCTGTGGTGATCGATAACCTGAGAAAAGCCTTAGGTCAATTTAAAAAATGA
- a CDS encoding sensor histidine kinase — protein sequence MKGPIQRNLVSSAAIVISVTLTVVLGIVDLFLFGDFNPVRSAVMLLITLTASFLMIRYVVNQFIYEKIKLIYKTIHNLKTPKSQLKGMLKDDGDALETVNKDVVLWAENKQQEIQSLLEQEEYRRDFLGNVSHELKTPIFNIQGYIHTLLDGGLEDEEINRKFLIRADKSVERLISVVEDLDVISRLESGRLELNIQRVNIVELAKEVMEMEEMKADKRDISIRFNDRYDKPIYVMADGDQIRQVYINLLDNSIKYGSKDGSIKLRFYDMDQNILCEVADDGPGIDPKHLPRLFERFYRVDKARDRHAGGTGLGLSIVKHIMDAHKQTINVRSLTGENSGTTFSFTLKKAK from the coding sequence GTGAAAGGCCCTATTCAACGCAATCTTGTTTCCTCTGCCGCCATCGTTATTTCGGTAACGCTTACGGTTGTGCTTGGCATCGTAGACCTCTTTCTATTCGGAGATTTCAATCCGGTGCGTTCGGCCGTCATGCTGCTGATCACGTTAACTGCAAGTTTCCTTATGATCCGCTACGTGGTCAATCAGTTTATTTACGAGAAGATAAAACTGATCTACAAGACCATCCATAACCTTAAAACGCCCAAATCGCAGTTGAAAGGAATGTTGAAAGACGATGGCGATGCCTTAGAAACCGTGAACAAGGATGTGGTTTTATGGGCCGAGAACAAACAACAGGAAATTCAATCGCTGCTTGAGCAGGAAGAATACAGAAGGGATTTTCTTGGCAACGTTTCGCACGAACTCAAAACCCCGATCTTCAATATTCAAGGTTACATCCACACCTTGCTCGATGGAGGACTTGAGGATGAGGAAATAAATAGGAAGTTCCTGATACGCGCAGATAAAAGTGTGGAACGATTGATCTCTGTGGTTGAAGATCTGGACGTGATCTCACGATTGGAATCAGGTCGATTGGAATTGAATATTCAACGCGTAAATATTGTAGAGCTGGCCAAAGAGGTAATGGAAATGGAGGAAATGAAAGCCGATAAGCGCGACATTTCCATTCGTTTCAACGACCGCTACGACAAACCGATCTATGTAATGGCCGATGGCGATCAGATTCGTCAAGTGTACATCAACTTGTTGGACAACAGCATAAAATACGGGTCGAAGGATGGATCGATCAAACTCCGTTTCTACGACATGGACCAGAATATTCTTTGCGAGGTTGCTGATGATGGACCAGGAATTGACCCCAAACATTTACCTCGTCTTTTCGAACGTTTTTATCGCGTTGACAAGGCCAGAGACAGACATGCTGGTGGAACAGGTTTGGGACTTTCCATCGTGAAACACATTATGGATGCCCACAAGCAGACCATTAATGTGCGGTCGCTCACTGGAGAAAATTCGGGCACGACATTCTCATTTACGCTTAAGAAAGCGAAGTGA
- a CDS encoding glycosyltransferase translates to MGKRILIAPLDWGLGHATRCIPIIRHLSDTGHQPIIAASGRPLALLKAEFPNVESINFEGYNISYPEGSGMAWKMFQSTPHILRRIKEEHVELDKLIDELQLDAVISDNRFGLHTKRIPCVYMTHQVMIKAPFFELMLYRMHVDYMRKFSVLWIPDSEVNGLSGDLSHRFPVPRNGKFIGPLSRFQASHIELRTDVLVIISGPEPQRTRFETLVLNQLKKFDGSAVAVLGTPDAAVDRVEGKVRIVSHLNAAQLEQEMAAARLVVSRSGYSTIMDLAALGKQAVFVPTPGQTEQEYLANKYHRDRTHQMMRQSMFNLQKAWDAKDGFSGFETQSSGTYKAEIDAFITSLS, encoded by the coding sequence ATGGGCAAGCGGATATTAATAGCTCCTCTCGATTGGGGTTTGGGTCATGCAACACGCTGCATTCCAATTATCCGTCATCTTTCGGATACCGGACATCAGCCCATTATTGCAGCATCTGGCAGGCCACTGGCGCTTCTTAAGGCTGAATTTCCTAATGTAGAATCCATCAATTTTGAAGGCTACAACATTTCCTATCCTGAAGGAAGCGGCATGGCTTGGAAAATGTTCCAATCGACCCCGCACATTCTAAGAAGAATAAAGGAAGAACATGTTGAACTTGATAAGCTGATTGATGAGCTACAGTTGGATGCCGTCATTTCAGATAATCGCTTCGGACTTCATACCAAAAGGATTCCTTGTGTTTACATGACCCATCAGGTCATGATCAAGGCTCCTTTTTTTGAGCTCATGTTGTATAGGATGCATGTCGATTACATGCGGAAGTTTTCGGTGCTGTGGATTCCAGATTCGGAAGTGAACGGACTTTCCGGTGATCTATCTCATCGATTTCCTGTTCCTAGAAATGGAAAGTTCATTGGTCCACTTTCACGGTTTCAAGCATCGCATATTGAGCTGAGAACGGATGTTCTCGTCATTATTTCAGGACCAGAACCGCAGCGCACGCGATTCGAAACATTGGTTTTGAATCAGTTGAAGAAGTTTGATGGTTCGGCAGTTGCCGTTTTGGGAACACCGGATGCAGCAGTAGATAGAGTGGAAGGGAAGGTGAGAATCGTATCGCATCTGAATGCTGCGCAGTTGGAACAGGAAATGGCCGCTGCGCGATTGGTGGTTTCCCGTTCAGGCTATTCCACCATTATGGATCTGGCGGCTTTGGGCAAGCAGGCTGTTTTTGTTCCTACGCCCGGACAGACCGAACAGGAGTATCTGGCCAACAAGTACCATCGAGATAGAACACATCAAATGATGCGACAAAGCATGTTCAATCTGCAAAAAGCGTGGGACGCTAAAGATGGTTTCAGCGGGTTTGAAACCCAAAGCAGCGGAACCTACAAAGCTGAAATTGACGCGTTCATCACTTCGCTTTCTTAA
- a CDS encoding hemolysin family protein produces MSYLVIILICLVLSAFFSGMEIAFVSANRFKIEVDRKKGHLSGSIIGGFLEQPSRFISALLVGNNIALVVYGITMAKILEPWIRTFTPSESIILVVQTILSTLLILVTAEFLPKAFFRINPNRMLDLFAVPAKVFYVLLYPLVWVIDRFSKQILSALFKVKLNEEKMTFGRSDLDEYVNEFTGSDEEHEVDSEIQIFRNALNFSDIKVRECMIPRTEIVAVDIDTDIADLKAKLVDTGLSKILIYRDEIDNIIGYVHSFELFQRPSSINSIIRPISLVPESTRVKDLLKQFGQQRRSVAVVLNEFGGTAGMITVEDIIEEIFGDIEDEHDKEDLTEEKLSDNQYRLSARLEIDYINQEFNLGLPESDNYSTLAGFIIEHHQSIPALNEVIRVGPFEFTVTQVDSTRIEEVLLTILG; encoded by the coding sequence GTGAGCTATCTGGTTATCATACTGATCTGTCTTGTGCTATCCGCCTTTTTTTCGGGCATGGAAATAGCGTTTGTATCTGCCAATAGATTCAAAATTGAGGTTGACCGTAAGAAAGGACATCTTTCCGGCTCCATCATTGGTGGTTTTCTAGAACAGCCCTCGCGTTTCATCAGCGCCTTGCTCGTAGGAAACAATATTGCGCTGGTCGTTTATGGTATTACGATGGCCAAAATCCTAGAGCCATGGATTAGGACGTTTACACCTTCCGAATCCATCATTCTAGTTGTACAGACCATTCTTTCTACGTTGCTGATTCTGGTTACCGCTGAATTTTTGCCGAAGGCATTTTTCAGAATAAACCCGAACCGGATGCTTGATCTTTTTGCAGTTCCTGCAAAGGTTTTCTACGTGCTACTTTATCCTCTTGTGTGGGTCATCGACCGTTTTTCCAAACAGATACTTTCTGCCTTATTCAAGGTCAAATTGAATGAGGAGAAAATGACTTTTGGCCGTTCTGATCTGGATGAATACGTGAATGAATTTACCGGAAGTGACGAAGAACATGAGGTAGACAGCGAGATTCAGATCTTCAGAAATGCGTTGAACTTCAGCGATATAAAGGTGCGTGAATGCATGATTCCGCGAACGGAGATCGTGGCGGTGGATATTGACACTGACATCGCTGACCTAAAAGCCAAATTGGTTGACACCGGTCTTTCCAAGATCTTGATCTATCGGGATGAGATAGACAACATCATCGGTTATGTACATTCATTCGAGCTTTTTCAACGGCCTAGCAGCATCAACAGCATTATCCGACCAATTAGCTTAGTGCCGGAAAGTACACGCGTGAAAGACCTTCTGAAACAATTTGGCCAACAGCGCAGAAGTGTTGCCGTGGTTCTGAACGAATTCGGTGGAACCGCTGGAATGATCACCGTAGAAGACATCATCGAAGAGATTTTCGGAGACATTGAAGACGAACACGACAAAGAAGACCTGACGGAAGAGAAATTGAGCGACAATCAGTATCGTCTTTCAGCCAGATTAGAGATTGATTACATCAATCAGGAATTCAATCTCGGACTTCCAGAATCTGATAATTATTCCACCCTTGCAGGCTTCATTATCGAACATCATCAGAGCATTCCCGCTTTGAATGAAGTAATTCGTGTAGGACCGTTTGAATTTACCGTCACACAAGTTGACAGTACCCGTATTGAAGAGGTTTTGCTCACCATTTTGGGCTGA